The following are encoded in a window of Chlorocebus sabaeus isolate Y175 chromosome 10, mChlSab1.0.hap1, whole genome shotgun sequence genomic DNA:
- the PRPF40A gene encoding pre-mRNA-processing factor 40 homolog A isoform X16, whose product MLLSFLGPSVSIGPIKMPGMMSSVMPGMMMSHMSQASMQPALPPGVNSMDVAAGTASGAKSMWTEHKSPDGRTYYYNTETKQSTWEKPDDLKTPAEQLLSKCPWKEYKSDSGKPYYYNSQTKESRWAKPKELEDLEGYQNTIVAGSLITKSNLHAMIKAEESSKQEECTTTSTAPVPTTEIPTTMSTMAAAEAAAAVVAAAAAAAAAAAAANANASTSTSNTVSGTVPVVPEPEVTSIVATVVDNENTVTISTEEQAQLTSTPAIQDQSVEVSSNTGEETSKQETVADFTPKKEEEESQPAKKTYTWNTKEEAKQAFKELLKEKRVPSNASWEQAMKMIINDPRYSALAKLSEKKQAFNAYKVQTEKEEKEEARSKYKEAKESFQRFLENHEKMTSTTRYKKAEQMFGEMEVWNAISERDRLEIYEDVLFFLSKKEKEQAKQLRKRNWEALKNILDNMANVTYSTTWSEAQQYLMDNPTFAEDEELQNMDKEDALICFEEHIRALEKEEEEEKQKSLLRERRRQRKNRESFQIFLDELHEHGQLHSMSSWMELYPTISSDIRFTNMLGQPGSTALDLFKFYVEDLKARYHDEKKIIKDILKDKGFVVEVNTTFEDFVAIISSTKRSTTLDAGNIKLAFNSLLEKAEAREREREKEEARKMKRKESAFKSMLKQAAPPIELDAVWEDIRERFVKEPAFEDITLESERKRIFKDFMHVLEHECQHHHSKNKKHSKKSKKHHRKRSRSRSGSDSDDDDSHSKKKRQRSESRSASEHSSSAESERSYKKSKKHKKKSKKRRHKSDSPESDAEREKDKKEKDRESEKDRTRQRSESKHKSPKKKTGKDSGNWDTSGSELSEGELEKRRRTLLEQLDDDQ is encoded by the exons atgccTGGAATGATGTCGTCAGTAATGCCTGGAATGATGATGTCTCATATGTCTCAGGCTTCCATGCAGCCTGCCTTACCG CCAGGAGTAAATAGTATGGATGTAGCAGCAG gtacaGCATCTGGTGCA AAATCAATGTGGACTGAACATAAATCACCTGATGGAAGGACTTATTACTACAACACTGAAACCAAACAATCTACCTGGGAGAAACCAGATGATCTCAAAACACCTGCTGAG CAACTCTTATCTAAATGCCCCTGGAAGGAATACAAATCAGATTCTGGAAAGCCTTACTATTACAATTCTCAAACAAAAGAATCTCGCTGGGCCAAACCTAAAGAACTTGAGGATCTTGAAG GATACCAGAATACCATTGTTGCTGGAAGTCTTATTACAAAATCAAACCTGCATG CAATGATCAAAGCTGAAGAAAGCAG tAAGCAAGAAGAATGCACCACAACATCAACAGCCCCAGTCCCTACAACAGAAATTCCGACCACAATGAGCACCATGGCTGCTGCAGAAGCAGCAGCTGCTGTTGttgcagctgcagcagcagcagcagctgcagcagctgcagCCAATGCTAATGCTTCCACTTCTActtctaatactgtcagtggaacTGTTCCAGTTGTTCCTGAGCCTGAAGTTACTTCCATTGTTGCTACTGTTGTAGATAATGAGAATACAGTAACTATTTCAACTGAGGAACAAGCACAACTTACTAGTACCCCTGCTATTCAGGATCAAAGTGTGGAAGTATCCAGTAATACTGGAGAAGAAACATCTAAGCAAGAAACTGTAGCTGA TTTTACTcccaaaaaggaagaggaggagagccAACCAGCAAAGAAAACATACACTTGGAATACAAAGGAGGAGGCAAAGCAAGCTTTTAAAGAATTATTGAAAGAAAAG CGGGTACCATCAAATGCTTCATGGGAGCAAGCTATGAAAATGATTATTAATGATCCACGATACAG TGCTTTGGCaaagttaagtgaaaaaaagcaagCCTTTAATGCCTATAAAGTccagacagaaaaagaagaaaaagaagaagcaagATCAAAGTACAAAGAGGCTAAGGAATCCTTTCAGCGTTTTCTTGAAAATCATGAGAAAATGACTTCTACAACCAGATACAA AAAAGCAGAGCAAATGTTTGGAGAGATGGAAGTTTGGAATGCAATATCAGAACGTGATCGTCTTGAAATCTACGAAGatgttctgttctttctttcaaaaaaagaaaag GAACAAGCAAAGCAGTTGCGAAAGAGAAATTGGGAAGCCTTAAAAAACATACTTGACAACATGGCTAATGTAACATACTCTACCACTTGGTCTGAAGCCCAGCAGTATCTGATGGATAATCCAACTTTTGCAGAAGATGAGGAGTTACAAA ATATGGACAAAGAAGATGCATTAATTTGCTTTGAAGAACACATTCGGGCtttagaaaaggaggaagaagaagaaaaacagaagagtttGCTAAGAGAAAGGAGACGACAGCGAAAAAATAGGGAATCTTTCCAG ATATTTTTAGATGAATTACATGAACATGGACAACTACATTCTATGTCATCTTGGATGGAATTGTATCCAACTATTAGTTCTGATATTAGATTCACTAATATGCTTGGTCAGCCTG GATCAACTGCACTTGATCTTTTCAAGTTTTATGTTGAGGATCTTAAAGCACGTTATCATGATGAGAAGAAGATAATAAAAGACATTCTAAAG gatAAAGGGTTTGTAGTTGAAGTAAATACCACTTTTGAAGATTTTGTGGCGATAATCAGTTCAACTAAAAGATCAACTACATTAGACGCTGGAAATATCAAATTGGCTTTCAATAGT TTACTAGAAAAGGCAGAAGCCCGTGAACgcgaaagagaaaaagaagaggctCGGAAGATGAAACGAAAAGAGTCTGCATTTAAGAGTATGTTAAAACAAGCTGCTCCCCCGATAGAATTGGATGCTGTCTGGGAAGAT ATCCGTGAGAGATTTGTAAAAGAGCCAGCATTTGAGGACATAACTCTAGAATCTGAAAGAAAACgaatatttaaagattttatgCATGTGCTTGAG CATGAATGTCAGCATCATCATTCAAAGAACAAGAAACATTCTAAGAAATCTAAAAAACATCATAGGAAACGTTCCCGCTCTCGATCG gggTCAGATTCAGATGATGATGATAgccattcaaagaaaaaaagacaacgaTCAGAGTCTCGTTCTGCTTCAGAACATTCTTCTAGTGCAGAGTCTG AGAGAAGTTACAAAAAGTCGAAAAAGCATAAGAAGAAAAGTAAGAAGAGGAGACATAAATCT GACTCTCCAGAATCCGATGCTGAGCGAGagaaggataaaaaagaaaaagatcggGAAAGTGAAAAAGACAGAACTAGACAAAGATCAGAATCAAAACACAAATCGCCTAAGAAAAAGACTGGAAAGGATTCT ggtaattgggatactTCTGGCAGTGAACTGAGTGAAGGGGAATTGGAAAAGCGCAGAAGAACCCTTTTGGAGCAACTGGATGATGATCAATAA
- the PRPF40A gene encoding pre-mRNA-processing factor 40 homolog A isoform X10, protein MCSGSGRRRSSLSPTMRPGTGAERGGLMMGHPGMHYAPMGMHPMGQRANMPPVPHGMMPQMMPPMGGPPMGQMPGMMSSVMPGMMMSHMSQASMQPALPPGVNSMDVAAGTASGAKSMWTEHKSPDGRTYYYNTETKQSTWEKPDDLKTPAEQLLSKCPWKEYKSDSGKPYYYNSQTKESRWAKPKELEDLEGYQNTIVAGSLITKSNLHAMIKAEESSKQEECTTTSTAPVPTTEIPTTMSTMAAAEAAAAVVAAAAAAAAAAAAANANASTSTSNTVSGTVPVVPEPEVTSIVATVVDNENTVTISTEEQAQLTSTPAIQDQSVEVSSNTGEETSKQETVADFTPKKEEEESQPAKKTYTWNTKEEAKQAFKELLKEKRVPSNASWEQAMKMIINDPRYSALAKLSEKKQAFNAYKVQTEKEEKEEARSKYKEAKESFQRFLENHEKMTSTTRYKKAEQMFGEMEVWNAISERDRLEIYEDVLFFLSKKEKEQAKQLRKRNWEALKNILDNMANVTYSTTWSEAQQYLMDNPTFAEDEELQNMDKEDALICFEEHIRALEKEEEEEKQKSLLRERRRQRKNRESFQIFLDELHEHGQLHSMSSWMELYPTISSDIRFTNMLGQPGSTALDLFKFYVEDLKARYHDEKKIIKDILKDKGFVVEVNTTFEDFVAIISSTKRSTTLDAGNIKLAFNSLLEKAEAREREREKEEARKMKRKESAFKSMLKQAAPPIELDAVWEDIRERFVKEPAFEDITLESERKRIFKDFMHVLEHECQHHHSKNKKHSKKSKKHHRKRSRSRSGSDSDDDDSHSKKKRQRSESRSASEHSSSAESERSYKKSKKHKKKSKKRRHKSDSPESDAEREKDKKEKDRESEKDRTRQRSESKHKSPKKKTGKDSGNWDTSGSELSEGELEKRRRTLLEQLDDDQ, encoded by the exons atgccTGGAATGATGTCGTCAGTAATGCCTGGAATGATGATGTCTCATATGTCTCAGGCTTCCATGCAGCCTGCCTTACCG CCAGGAGTAAATAGTATGGATGTAGCAGCAG gtacaGCATCTGGTGCA AAATCAATGTGGACTGAACATAAATCACCTGATGGAAGGACTTATTACTACAACACTGAAACCAAACAATCTACCTGGGAGAAACCAGATGATCTCAAAACACCTGCTGAG CAACTCTTATCTAAATGCCCCTGGAAGGAATACAAATCAGATTCTGGAAAGCCTTACTATTACAATTCTCAAACAAAAGAATCTCGCTGGGCCAAACCTAAAGAACTTGAGGATCTTGAAG GATACCAGAATACCATTGTTGCTGGAAGTCTTATTACAAAATCAAACCTGCATG CAATGATCAAAGCTGAAGAAAGCAG tAAGCAAGAAGAATGCACCACAACATCAACAGCCCCAGTCCCTACAACAGAAATTCCGACCACAATGAGCACCATGGCTGCTGCAGAAGCAGCAGCTGCTGTTGttgcagctgcagcagcagcagcagctgcagcagctgcagCCAATGCTAATGCTTCCACTTCTActtctaatactgtcagtggaacTGTTCCAGTTGTTCCTGAGCCTGAAGTTACTTCCATTGTTGCTACTGTTGTAGATAATGAGAATACAGTAACTATTTCAACTGAGGAACAAGCACAACTTACTAGTACCCCTGCTATTCAGGATCAAAGTGTGGAAGTATCCAGTAATACTGGAGAAGAAACATCTAAGCAAGAAACTGTAGCTGA TTTTACTcccaaaaaggaagaggaggagagccAACCAGCAAAGAAAACATACACTTGGAATACAAAGGAGGAGGCAAAGCAAGCTTTTAAAGAATTATTGAAAGAAAAG CGGGTACCATCAAATGCTTCATGGGAGCAAGCTATGAAAATGATTATTAATGATCCACGATACAG TGCTTTGGCaaagttaagtgaaaaaaagcaagCCTTTAATGCCTATAAAGTccagacagaaaaagaagaaaaagaagaagcaagATCAAAGTACAAAGAGGCTAAGGAATCCTTTCAGCGTTTTCTTGAAAATCATGAGAAAATGACTTCTACAACCAGATACAA AAAAGCAGAGCAAATGTTTGGAGAGATGGAAGTTTGGAATGCAATATCAGAACGTGATCGTCTTGAAATCTACGAAGatgttctgttctttctttcaaaaaaagaaaag GAACAAGCAAAGCAGTTGCGAAAGAGAAATTGGGAAGCCTTAAAAAACATACTTGACAACATGGCTAATGTAACATACTCTACCACTTGGTCTGAAGCCCAGCAGTATCTGATGGATAATCCAACTTTTGCAGAAGATGAGGAGTTACAAA ATATGGACAAAGAAGATGCATTAATTTGCTTTGAAGAACACATTCGGGCtttagaaaaggaggaagaagaagaaaaacagaagagtttGCTAAGAGAAAGGAGACGACAGCGAAAAAATAGGGAATCTTTCCAG ATATTTTTAGATGAATTACATGAACATGGACAACTACATTCTATGTCATCTTGGATGGAATTGTATCCAACTATTAGTTCTGATATTAGATTCACTAATATGCTTGGTCAGCCTG GATCAACTGCACTTGATCTTTTCAAGTTTTATGTTGAGGATCTTAAAGCACGTTATCATGATGAGAAGAAGATAATAAAAGACATTCTAAAG gatAAAGGGTTTGTAGTTGAAGTAAATACCACTTTTGAAGATTTTGTGGCGATAATCAGTTCAACTAAAAGATCAACTACATTAGACGCTGGAAATATCAAATTGGCTTTCAATAGT TTACTAGAAAAGGCAGAAGCCCGTGAACgcgaaagagaaaaagaagaggctCGGAAGATGAAACGAAAAGAGTCTGCATTTAAGAGTATGTTAAAACAAGCTGCTCCCCCGATAGAATTGGATGCTGTCTGGGAAGAT ATCCGTGAGAGATTTGTAAAAGAGCCAGCATTTGAGGACATAACTCTAGAATCTGAAAGAAAACgaatatttaaagattttatgCATGTGCTTGAG CATGAATGTCAGCATCATCATTCAAAGAACAAGAAACATTCTAAGAAATCTAAAAAACATCATAGGAAACGTTCCCGCTCTCGATCG gggTCAGATTCAGATGATGATGATAgccattcaaagaaaaaaagacaacgaTCAGAGTCTCGTTCTGCTTCAGAACATTCTTCTAGTGCAGAGTCTG AGAGAAGTTACAAAAAGTCGAAAAAGCATAAGAAGAAAAGTAAGAAGAGGAGACATAAATCT GACTCTCCAGAATCCGATGCTGAGCGAGagaaggataaaaaagaaaaagatcggGAAAGTGAAAAAGACAGAACTAGACAAAGATCAGAATCAAAACACAAATCGCCTAAGAAAAAGACTGGAAAGGATTCT ggtaattgggatactTCTGGCAGTGAACTGAGTGAAGGGGAATTGGAAAAGCGCAGAAGAACCCTTTTGGAGCAACTGGATGATGATCAATAA
- the PRPF40A gene encoding pre-mRNA-processing factor 40 homolog A isoform X18 encodes MLLSFLGPSVSIGPIKMPGMMSSVMPGMMMSHMSQASMQPALPPGVNSMDVAAGTASGAKSMWTEHKSPDGRTYYYNTETKQSTWEKPDDLKTPAEQLLSKCPWKEYKSDSGKPYYYNSQTKESRWAKPKELEDLEAMIKAEESSKQEECTTTSTAPVPTTEIPTTMSTMAAAEAAAAVVAAAAAAAAAAAAANANASTSTSNTVSGTVPVVPEPEVTSIVATVVDNENTVTISTEEQAQLTSTPAIQDQSVEVSSNTGEETSKQETVADFTPKKEEEESQPAKKTYTWNTKEEAKQAFKELLKEKRVPSNASWEQAMKMIINDPRYSALAKLSEKKQAFNAYKVQTEKEEKEEARSKYKEAKESFQRFLENHEKMTSTTRYKKAEQMFGEMEVWNAISERDRLEIYEDVLFFLSKKEKEQAKQLRKRNWEALKNILDNMANVTYSTTWSEAQQYLMDNPTFAEDEELQNMDKEDALICFEEHIRALEKEEEEEKQKSLLRERRRQRKNRESFQIFLDELHEHGQLHSMSSWMELYPTISSDIRFTNMLGQPGSTALDLFKFYVEDLKARYHDEKKIIKDILKDKGFVVEVNTTFEDFVAIISSTKRSTTLDAGNIKLAFNSLLEKAEAREREREKEEARKMKRKESAFKSMLKQAAPPIELDAVWEDIRERFVKEPAFEDITLESERKRIFKDFMHVLEHECQHHHSKNKKHSKKSKKHHRKRSRSRSGSDSDDDDSHSKKKRQRSESRSASEHSSSAESERSYKKSKKHKKKSKKRRHKSDSPESDAEREKDKKEKDRESEKDRTRQRSESKHKSPKKKTGKDSGNWDTSGSELSEGELEKRRRTLLEQLDDDQ; translated from the exons atgccTGGAATGATGTCGTCAGTAATGCCTGGAATGATGATGTCTCATATGTCTCAGGCTTCCATGCAGCCTGCCTTACCG CCAGGAGTAAATAGTATGGATGTAGCAGCAG gtacaGCATCTGGTGCA AAATCAATGTGGACTGAACATAAATCACCTGATGGAAGGACTTATTACTACAACACTGAAACCAAACAATCTACCTGGGAGAAACCAGATGATCTCAAAACACCTGCTGAG CAACTCTTATCTAAATGCCCCTGGAAGGAATACAAATCAGATTCTGGAAAGCCTTACTATTACAATTCTCAAACAAAAGAATCTCGCTGGGCCAAACCTAAAGAACTTGAGGATCTTGAAG CAATGATCAAAGCTGAAGAAAGCAG tAAGCAAGAAGAATGCACCACAACATCAACAGCCCCAGTCCCTACAACAGAAATTCCGACCACAATGAGCACCATGGCTGCTGCAGAAGCAGCAGCTGCTGTTGttgcagctgcagcagcagcagcagctgcagcagctgcagCCAATGCTAATGCTTCCACTTCTActtctaatactgtcagtggaacTGTTCCAGTTGTTCCTGAGCCTGAAGTTACTTCCATTGTTGCTACTGTTGTAGATAATGAGAATACAGTAACTATTTCAACTGAGGAACAAGCACAACTTACTAGTACCCCTGCTATTCAGGATCAAAGTGTGGAAGTATCCAGTAATACTGGAGAAGAAACATCTAAGCAAGAAACTGTAGCTGA TTTTACTcccaaaaaggaagaggaggagagccAACCAGCAAAGAAAACATACACTTGGAATACAAAGGAGGAGGCAAAGCAAGCTTTTAAAGAATTATTGAAAGAAAAG CGGGTACCATCAAATGCTTCATGGGAGCAAGCTATGAAAATGATTATTAATGATCCACGATACAG TGCTTTGGCaaagttaagtgaaaaaaagcaagCCTTTAATGCCTATAAAGTccagacagaaaaagaagaaaaagaagaagcaagATCAAAGTACAAAGAGGCTAAGGAATCCTTTCAGCGTTTTCTTGAAAATCATGAGAAAATGACTTCTACAACCAGATACAA AAAAGCAGAGCAAATGTTTGGAGAGATGGAAGTTTGGAATGCAATATCAGAACGTGATCGTCTTGAAATCTACGAAGatgttctgttctttctttcaaaaaaagaaaag GAACAAGCAAAGCAGTTGCGAAAGAGAAATTGGGAAGCCTTAAAAAACATACTTGACAACATGGCTAATGTAACATACTCTACCACTTGGTCTGAAGCCCAGCAGTATCTGATGGATAATCCAACTTTTGCAGAAGATGAGGAGTTACAAA ATATGGACAAAGAAGATGCATTAATTTGCTTTGAAGAACACATTCGGGCtttagaaaaggaggaagaagaagaaaaacagaagagtttGCTAAGAGAAAGGAGACGACAGCGAAAAAATAGGGAATCTTTCCAG ATATTTTTAGATGAATTACATGAACATGGACAACTACATTCTATGTCATCTTGGATGGAATTGTATCCAACTATTAGTTCTGATATTAGATTCACTAATATGCTTGGTCAGCCTG GATCAACTGCACTTGATCTTTTCAAGTTTTATGTTGAGGATCTTAAAGCACGTTATCATGATGAGAAGAAGATAATAAAAGACATTCTAAAG gatAAAGGGTTTGTAGTTGAAGTAAATACCACTTTTGAAGATTTTGTGGCGATAATCAGTTCAACTAAAAGATCAACTACATTAGACGCTGGAAATATCAAATTGGCTTTCAATAGT TTACTAGAAAAGGCAGAAGCCCGTGAACgcgaaagagaaaaagaagaggctCGGAAGATGAAACGAAAAGAGTCTGCATTTAAGAGTATGTTAAAACAAGCTGCTCCCCCGATAGAATTGGATGCTGTCTGGGAAGAT ATCCGTGAGAGATTTGTAAAAGAGCCAGCATTTGAGGACATAACTCTAGAATCTGAAAGAAAACgaatatttaaagattttatgCATGTGCTTGAG CATGAATGTCAGCATCATCATTCAAAGAACAAGAAACATTCTAAGAAATCTAAAAAACATCATAGGAAACGTTCCCGCTCTCGATCG gggTCAGATTCAGATGATGATGATAgccattcaaagaaaaaaagacaacgaTCAGAGTCTCGTTCTGCTTCAGAACATTCTTCTAGTGCAGAGTCTG AGAGAAGTTACAAAAAGTCGAAAAAGCATAAGAAGAAAAGTAAGAAGAGGAGACATAAATCT GACTCTCCAGAATCCGATGCTGAGCGAGagaaggataaaaaagaaaaagatcggGAAAGTGAAAAAGACAGAACTAGACAAAGATCAGAATCAAAACACAAATCGCCTAAGAAAAAGACTGGAAAGGATTCT ggtaattgggatactTCTGGCAGTGAACTGAGTGAAGGGGAATTGGAAAAGCGCAGAAGAACCCTTTTGGAGCAACTGGATGATGATCAATAA
- the PRPF40A gene encoding pre-mRNA-processing factor 40 homolog A isoform X9, whose protein sequence is MCSGSGRRRSSLSPTMRPGTGAERGGLMMGHPGMHYAPMGMHPMGQRANMPPVPHGMMPQMMPPMGGPPMGQMPGMMSSVMPGMMMSHMSQASMQPALPPGVNSMDVAAGTASGAKSMWTEHKSPDGRTYYYNTETKQSTWEKPDDLKTPAEQLLSKCPWKEYKSDSGKPYYYNSQTKESRWAKPKELEDLEGYQNTIVAGSLITKSNLHAMIKAEESSKQEECTTTSTAPVPTTEIPTTMSTMAAAEAAAAVVAAAAAAAAAAAAANANASTSTSNTVSGTVPVVPEPEVTSIVATVVDNENTVTISTEEQAQLTSTPAIQDQSVEVSSNTGEETSKQETVADFTPKKEEEESQPAKKTYTWNTKEEAKQAFKELLKEKRVPSNASWEQAMKMIINDPRYSALAKLSEKKQAFNAYKVQTEKEEKEEARSKYKEAKESFQRFLENHEKMTSTTRYKKAEQMFGEMEVWNAISERDRLEIYEDVLFFLSKKEKEQAKQLRKRNWEALKNILDNMANVTYSTTWSEAQQYLMDNPTFAEDEELQNMDKEDALICFEEHIRALEKEEEEEKQKSLLRERRRQRKNRESFQIFLDELHEHGQLHSMSSWMELYPTISSDIRFTNMLGQPVFSLGSTALDLFKFYVEDLKARYHDEKKIIKDILKDKGFVVEVNTTFEDFVAIISSTKRSTTLDAGNIKLAFNSLLEKAEAREREREKEEARKMKRKESAFKSMLKQAAPPIELDAVWEDIRERFVKEPAFEDITLESERKRIFKDFMHVLEHECQHHHSKNKKHSKKSKKHHRKRSRSRSGSDSDDDDSHSKKKRQRSESRSASEHSSSAESERSYKKSKKHKKKSKKRRHKSDSPESDAEREKDKKEKDRESEKDRTRQRSESKHKSPKKKTGKDSGNWDTSGSELSEGELEKRRRTLLEQLDDDQ, encoded by the exons atgccTGGAATGATGTCGTCAGTAATGCCTGGAATGATGATGTCTCATATGTCTCAGGCTTCCATGCAGCCTGCCTTACCG CCAGGAGTAAATAGTATGGATGTAGCAGCAG gtacaGCATCTGGTGCA AAATCAATGTGGACTGAACATAAATCACCTGATGGAAGGACTTATTACTACAACACTGAAACCAAACAATCTACCTGGGAGAAACCAGATGATCTCAAAACACCTGCTGAG CAACTCTTATCTAAATGCCCCTGGAAGGAATACAAATCAGATTCTGGAAAGCCTTACTATTACAATTCTCAAACAAAAGAATCTCGCTGGGCCAAACCTAAAGAACTTGAGGATCTTGAAG GATACCAGAATACCATTGTTGCTGGAAGTCTTATTACAAAATCAAACCTGCATG CAATGATCAAAGCTGAAGAAAGCAG tAAGCAAGAAGAATGCACCACAACATCAACAGCCCCAGTCCCTACAACAGAAATTCCGACCACAATGAGCACCATGGCTGCTGCAGAAGCAGCAGCTGCTGTTGttgcagctgcagcagcagcagcagctgcagcagctgcagCCAATGCTAATGCTTCCACTTCTActtctaatactgtcagtggaacTGTTCCAGTTGTTCCTGAGCCTGAAGTTACTTCCATTGTTGCTACTGTTGTAGATAATGAGAATACAGTAACTATTTCAACTGAGGAACAAGCACAACTTACTAGTACCCCTGCTATTCAGGATCAAAGTGTGGAAGTATCCAGTAATACTGGAGAAGAAACATCTAAGCAAGAAACTGTAGCTGA TTTTACTcccaaaaaggaagaggaggagagccAACCAGCAAAGAAAACATACACTTGGAATACAAAGGAGGAGGCAAAGCAAGCTTTTAAAGAATTATTGAAAGAAAAG CGGGTACCATCAAATGCTTCATGGGAGCAAGCTATGAAAATGATTATTAATGATCCACGATACAG TGCTTTGGCaaagttaagtgaaaaaaagcaagCCTTTAATGCCTATAAAGTccagacagaaaaagaagaaaaagaagaagcaagATCAAAGTACAAAGAGGCTAAGGAATCCTTTCAGCGTTTTCTTGAAAATCATGAGAAAATGACTTCTACAACCAGATACAA AAAAGCAGAGCAAATGTTTGGAGAGATGGAAGTTTGGAATGCAATATCAGAACGTGATCGTCTTGAAATCTACGAAGatgttctgttctttctttcaaaaaaagaaaag GAACAAGCAAAGCAGTTGCGAAAGAGAAATTGGGAAGCCTTAAAAAACATACTTGACAACATGGCTAATGTAACATACTCTACCACTTGGTCTGAAGCCCAGCAGTATCTGATGGATAATCCAACTTTTGCAGAAGATGAGGAGTTACAAA ATATGGACAAAGAAGATGCATTAATTTGCTTTGAAGAACACATTCGGGCtttagaaaaggaggaagaagaagaaaaacagaagagtttGCTAAGAGAAAGGAGACGACAGCGAAAAAATAGGGAATCTTTCCAG ATATTTTTAGATGAATTACATGAACATGGACAACTACATTCTATGTCATCTTGGATGGAATTGTATCCAACTATTAGTTCTGATATTAGATTCACTAATATGCTTGGTCAGCCTG TTTTTTCATTAGGATCAACTGCACTTGATCTTTTCAAGTTTTATGTTGAGGATCTTAAAGCACGTTATCATGATGAGAAGAAGATAATAAAAGACATTCTAAAG gatAAAGGGTTTGTAGTTGAAGTAAATACCACTTTTGAAGATTTTGTGGCGATAATCAGTTCAACTAAAAGATCAACTACATTAGACGCTGGAAATATCAAATTGGCTTTCAATAGT TTACTAGAAAAGGCAGAAGCCCGTGAACgcgaaagagaaaaagaagaggctCGGAAGATGAAACGAAAAGAGTCTGCATTTAAGAGTATGTTAAAACAAGCTGCTCCCCCGATAGAATTGGATGCTGTCTGGGAAGAT ATCCGTGAGAGATTTGTAAAAGAGCCAGCATTTGAGGACATAACTCTAGAATCTGAAAGAAAACgaatatttaaagattttatgCATGTGCTTGAG CATGAATGTCAGCATCATCATTCAAAGAACAAGAAACATTCTAAGAAATCTAAAAAACATCATAGGAAACGTTCCCGCTCTCGATCG gggTCAGATTCAGATGATGATGATAgccattcaaagaaaaaaagacaacgaTCAGAGTCTCGTTCTGCTTCAGAACATTCTTCTAGTGCAGAGTCTG AGAGAAGTTACAAAAAGTCGAAAAAGCATAAGAAGAAAAGTAAGAAGAGGAGACATAAATCT GACTCTCCAGAATCCGATGCTGAGCGAGagaaggataaaaaagaaaaagatcggGAAAGTGAAAAAGACAGAACTAGACAAAGATCAGAATCAAAACACAAATCGCCTAAGAAAAAGACTGGAAAGGATTCT ggtaattgggatactTCTGGCAGTGAACTGAGTGAAGGGGAATTGGAAAAGCGCAGAAGAACCCTTTTGGAGCAACTGGATGATGATCAATAA